The sequence GAAAAAATTCAGAAGCTTTGGCCCTGGTGCAGGCTGGTCTAGTTGACATCTCCAAGGCAACGTACTCAGTGCAGACCCGCCAGTCTCTGACACACCCAAACTGGTTGGAGCACAGGGACCTTCACAACCTGGGCCTTTTGCAATTGGAGGAGCCACTGGAATTTGGTCCCCTTGTTGCACCCGTGTGTCTCTCAGACAAGGCAGATGCAATAGGTGACTTCAGAAATTGTTGGCTACCAGGCTGGTCTGTGCTGGAAGGTGAGTGGTGCACTTGCTTTCTCCTTGTACACTGTGATCTGAATTGCACAGGGAGGGGCTCTCTTAAATGACTTTGTTGGTTCTTCCAgtctctgtgattctgtgagcaACATTGCATATCAGTTAGTAGTTAGGGTCCCCAGGCTGGGGCTTGGAAAAGATACCCAAGAAAGATAAGTCTGTTTGGTTTTGTGCAGTGCCCtctcatgaaatgatgcatgaaAGGTATAATGCTAGTGTCACATCACTCTTGCAGGCAGCCAGAGAGCTGTCTTGTTGTTTCAGATAAGTCTGGGAACATCAACCTTCCACAGCTCATCTTCATGGACACTCCTGTCCATTGTCCACTCTCTATCCCAACATTCCTTTTCTTTTGCCCTGGTCTGGACTCTTCTCCTTATTCCTCTTGCCCACTTCAACTTTCAGCCCTCCTGTTCCCATCTGCTCAATTTCTTTATCCTACtataggggtggggaacttgcagTACTCCAGTTGCtaagggactccaactcccactggcctCAACCAACATTGTCAAAGGTCAtgtatgatgggagctgtagtctggcaACAGCTGGAAGGCGAAAGGATCCTCATCTCTGTGCCCTGCTGGTAGTCATCACTGAGGGCATGGAGATGGAATTATGCTGCCTAACTTGAGGGCAGATGGTGCTACCCCCATGTGTTCTCTCCCTGCTGTAGGAGGCCCTGCCGTGCTGCTGAGACATCCCTTAGACATCCTGAGCGTCACCAGCTGCGACCAGCTTGGGGAGCAGCTCTCCAATGCCATATTCTGTATCAAGGCTCAAATGGGCCCGGAAGGAGTCTGCACGGTGAGAGAGAGCTTGGGAGTAGATCATCATTATGACCCACCTCCACCGCTTTTTGACTCGGCGCTGATATCAGCTGGCTGTGGATTTAAAAAGTCAGTCTCCTCACCCATTTGTTAAACTGAAGAGGTTAAAAGACATAATTCCTGCCTGCCACACATAGCTCTTTCAGGTGTACAACAGCACCTAGATATTGCAtgttctctgtctgtctctctgtctctctcatacTGCTATCATGGATCCAGTAGATGGGTATTTGCAAATTGGCTTGTGACATGGTTTGCAAAAGTAGAGGCGGCATGTTGAAGCAGGAAGTGTCGCCTTGCCCTGCCGTTACCATACCTGCTGCCACCGGCACCAATTTTGGGTGAGATATCACTGAAATTGCTCAAGATTGTGCATGCTCCACAAGGTCTTGCAAAATTTCGGATGTGATTTCAGCCAAAATCGGCACCAGTACTAGCACCATTTCTGTGCCAGCcgtggggcaggtggggcaccTGCAGGGCTAAAGCCTTTGGGGCTCCTGCTGTTTGAGACAGCCACTGAGCCAGCTCTAGCACAAAGTGCCCCACAGAAATCAGGTCAACTGCTGTTTGAAAGAGTGTAATGGTTGGGAAGTTTCTTTTGTACCTACttctctttctcattttctcttccttctccctcctcctatCCAGGGTGATGTGGGTTCTCCGCTGATCTGCCCTGACCCCCAGGGTGgggcctggcttcagctgggggtGCTGAGCAGTTTTGATGAAGCCTGCTCTCGCCCCTATGTCTTCAGCAGTCTGCCCCACTACCTGCCCTGGTTGGAGAGGACCACAAAGGTTGCAGGGTATCGTTACAATCGCACAGTTCCTTGGAAACATCTGAGGCCGACAAAAAATCTTAGGCAGCTACAGAAACCAGAGAGTGAGTGATAGCTTGGAATTTCTCATGTGAGCTGCTTCAAAACACATGTCCCTTCTCCCCCAGGTCACTGTGGCCTGTGCATATGATGGCACAATGCCTTCCAGAGCACCCCTGAATGGCATTCCATGCACATTTCCTGCTGTTTAGAGCTAGCCTCCCTTGCTCTGCTATTGTCCTCTCCCCCACCACACACTGACCCAACCTCTTTGCCCTCTTCAGCCCTGGCTGCATGGATCTCAGCACAATTGTCCTTGCCCTGGCAAGTGCTCATCGCCACATGTGAGAATCAGAGCTGCGGGGGCTCAATTCTGAACCGCTACTGGGTGTTGACTACAGCACAGTGTGTTCAACAGACGTAAGTGATGCCCCCATTCTCCTGGCCTTCTTCAGAATCAGTACCAAATGGGAGAAGCATGGCGGGCCAACTTAGGCCCACAGGCTAGAGGTTCTCTAGCCCTGTGTTAGGAGATCAGAGCCCATGCCCTTTGGGGGACTCTAGTTCATTatcaatacagtagtacctcgggttaagaacttaattcattctggaggtctgttcttaacctgaaactgttcttaacctgaagaccactttagctaatggggcatcccactgccgctgtgccaccgctgcatgatttctgttctcatcctgaagcaaagttcttaacccgaggtaatatttctgtgttatcagagtctgtaacctgaagcgtatgtaacccaaggtaccactgtattcacccaTTCCGTGCTACATGGGAGGGTAAGGAGACATTTCATTACAGGGTGAATGTGAAAGAGGCATACCTATTTTGTTCATCTAGGCTGTAggacatggataggcaaactaaggcccgggggccagatccagcccaatcaccttctacatctggcctgcagatggtccaggaatcagtgtgtttttacatgagtagaatgtgtccttttatttaaaatgcatctctgggttatttgtggggcataggaatttgttcattatttccccccaaaatatagtccggccccccacaaggtctgagggacagtggaccagccccctgctgaaaaagtttgctgaccctgctgTAGGATATAGCTGCCCTGAGGGCATACAAGAAAGGGAGATGGCTGTGCTCCGCAGCATCACCGATGAGCTCGGATAACATGAACAGAAGAATGAAAAAGGCCCAGATTAATTTTAACATAGGTCAACATCAAGTTTACCATAGTTTATGAAGGAGTTGTTACTTTGAATGAACTATGTAAACATAGCTGAGCCTGCCACCTGCCCTGTCCCATCATTATgggtcctaaaggtaaaggtaaagggacccctgatcattaggtccagtcgtggccaactctggggttgcggcgctcatcttgcttattggccgagggagccggcatactgcttccgggtcatgtagccagcatgactaagccacttctggcgaaccagagcagcgcacagaaacaccgtttaccttccctccggagcggtacctatttatctacttgcattttgacgtgcttttgaactgctaggttggcaggagctgggactgagcaacgggagctcaccccatcattgcggggatttgaaccgccgaccttatgggTCCTACCAAGAGCAAAAAAAATGAAGAACAAGAGACTATTCCCTGTTAGTGATGGCTAGTGCCcatttgggactggtagggtggaaagcagggaggccaCAATGGAGTTGGAGTCAATAACAGCCAGCGCCAActgattctagttttgtccccatcctgctCCCTGcggagttctgcaagggcaacacagagaataaggaggaggaagaagcagccagCCAGTGCCATCACCTGAACTGGTTGTAGCTAAGAAGGCAGGTGGGTAGGGGCTCAGGGCagactgagattggtggggcagtgccccatttgccttaaTGGACTAGCCTATACTATTCCCTTTGCCTTGTTGCTTTTCCTTTGACCCAAAACAGAGTTATTCCAGGCCCCTCTTTACTGTTTGCAGGGACCCAGCAAACATAGCTGTCTTTGTGAGGCTGACACACCCCAAGGGCCACGCCAGAAGCATCCATGTTGCTGCAATTTACCCTTATGAGGAGACGGCGCAGCACAGTCTCTCTGGCAGCTCCAACGTGGCTCTGCTGCTCCTCCAGAAGCCCATCGCCTTTGACCAACATGTGGCTGCTATGGCGTacttcccaaaggagccctggGATAGCTGCAAAGTGATGGGTCTACAAATGATGCCATCTGGTATGCCAGGAGACTGACtgggagtggggtggagggagagggagaggagagagggaccTTGCTATTGTATAGGGCTGTATGCTCCAAGACTATTTCAAACAGTCTCTGGTCCTTAACATCAAATATCCCTTAGTACATTCATTTGGAAGCCCTGTGACGCTGCATCAAGTTGCAGCATGATTTGTGCAGGCAGCCAATGGAGCTTAACCTGGCTTTTGCCCCCAACTActctgtgtgcgtgcgtgcgcgtttgcttgcttacacacacacacacacacacacacacacacacacacacacacacacagcttgtgTGTGAACTGTAAGGATCAGCTGTGCTGAGTGGAAGTGGACAGTCCTTGAAGACACACCCACCAGGGACACATCTACTCTCCAAATCTATATTCCATCAATCTTTATGCAATGcctgcaaagaatcctgagcACTGTAGTTTGGCAAGGGTGCTGAGACTTCTCAGCGATGTCTCACAGAGCAAAAAATCCCCAAGGTTATCTGAGGAGAAGGAATGGCTATAAAATTAGTGCAAGTGTACCAGAAAGATGTTGAGAGGAACTCTTGACTGTCGCTGCCTCACGGCACCTCTTGTGTCTCCCTAGTAACATTTGTTAAATGACATGCTACATGCCATCATCATGCACATTGCAAACATCGTCCAATGAAGTACAGTGAAAAAACACTGAAAGCAATGATGATATATCTCATGTCTTGGCAGTTGCAGGAGGGGACCATATGTCTGTGGTAACGTGTCCCTCACAACATGTAAATTAGGCCCCGTGTTTATGGTGTAGATATGATGAAAGCATTTGGCTAAAAGCGTAGGGAAGTGGTGGATTTTTCAGTGGTGCTAAACTAGATTATTATTGTggtgatggaagcagaggtggggtgggggcacagtTCCTGAGACAAATTAGTTCAGGATAAAATGGTGTGATTCAGCGGACAAATGTAGAGTCTGGGCATTTGGGAGTCAAGGCTGGATTCTGACAGGGTGGAGCTTGGGGCAGTATGCCATAGGATGGAGGAAGGATTCTGGAAGTTTTCTTTCCCAAAAGTGGGAAGTGAATTGGAAGCAGTTTGCTGGCTAATCACCCATCTTTTGACAGGTGAAATTGGGGCTGACTCCAGCGCATACCAAGTCAAGGTGCTGATGCCCTCAGACTGTGCCAAGGAACATCCTGGGGTCAATCCAGGCATGTACTGCGTTGTAAGAAATAGCTCTAGCTACCTGCCTGGTGCTGCTGTGAGTATCTCTCCAAACAGCCTCCAACCAACCACTCATCTTCACACCTTGTGATAGGCCATTCTTGcttcattcttttcttcttcttctcccaggtagGTGAGGGTGCAGCCCTGCTGTGCCACTTGGAGGCCAAGAGCATGACATGGAGCCAGGTTGGCTTGATGAGTGAGCCCTTTCCGGGATCCCAGATGGTTGTTCTGTCCTCCAGCATCACCTCCTATGTGGACTGGATAGAAAAAACGTCCAGACAAGCCAAGCACCAATTATTCCTGCCCCGTGGGAGAGCAGCAGCCTGTGGACCAAGTAGCTGGATGCTCCTCCTGATCCTCTCATTGTTTAGGGAGGCAGAGTTAGGCTGAACACACATATTAGTGTGTTCTCATTCCTATTGAAGGTGCTGCGTTGGAGGGTTCAGCTTCTGCAGTCGATTACCGGGTGCACGACTTTCCGTGCTGGAGGTGGCCCCGCTCTCCTCATCTCTGCAGGCACCATGGGATATCCACAACAAATTGCCAGGTGAAGGGCAGTTGCCACAGTTGCCTCCAGCAGTGGTCTATCAAGTCTCAGCTGGGATGGCCCAGATGTGCACCTTTCCGGACAATGCCATTAACTAGAGGCCTGTCTCTGGGAGTGAGAGTCTAGCAACAAGACTTGAGGCTACTGTGGACTTCTGCACCAGCTATTGCTTCAGTAAACGAGCAAGTAACAGAAATGAGATGGAGATATTTCAAGAATATGTAAGGCATCATCCTAAGGACTTTAAGGGAGAAAGATAGAAAAACCATGGTAGACATTTTGGAGAATTTCCCATACAATACATAGTAGACCCTCCAGATAGCTTCTGATTTGTGCAGTCTCCCATTACTTCTCCAAAGCATGGTATTTGCATAGAATATGTGTCTGCAATTGGGAAGTATAGCTGATATCAGCACTTGGACTCTAATCTTATAATTAAAACTacgaatcaataaaataaaaatgctctcAAATACATTGTAGAGTTCGTCGGTATAAGGCCAATATAGGGCCTAGCACTGAAACTTCAAGCCCTTCTTTTCCTTGTTGGTGGCAAAGAAAAAATACggaggtggggtgtgtgtatgtacacacttTCCAGATGCCATTATCCAGGTTTTAGGCCAgtattctttggtgagagaaccccagcagagatttacaATCataaaaacatgcagcaaagtaaagggtTGAAATATAGGCTCTCatacctttaaaatatgtccCTGTGAGTTCCAAAATAGTCCCCTCTTTCCTTAGCAaagaaaaagaccacatgtttggtaagttaaaaatgatgTGCTTGCAAACTCTTCAAATGTTGGATTCATGCCCTATGGCATTCAGAAAATGttacacaggcagtaaaacttggtttCGTTATAACGtgatgaaagttcctaaattattggtataggaacataAGAGTGGCTTGTTAGAGCCATGCGGTCTGAGCTTAGAGCAACAGGCTCAGACCTCTTTCCATGCttagcttctcaggtagactgaggtacaacaataggcttgattaccctCCACCCAAGGAGAG is a genomic window of Podarcis muralis chromosome 17, rPodMur119.hap1.1, whole genome shotgun sequence containing:
- the LOC114587420 gene encoding serine protease 53-like codes for the protein MLLYLCFRKNSEALALVQAGLVDISKATYSVQTRQSLTHPNWLEHRDLHNLGLLQLEEPLEFGPLVAPVCLSDKADAIGDFRNCWLPGWSVLEGGPAVLLRHPLDILSVTSCDQLGEQLSNAIFCIKAQMGPEGVCTGDVGSPLICPDPQGGAWLQLGVLSSFDEACSRPYVFSSLPHYLPWLERTTKVAGYRYNRTVPWKHLRPTKNLRQLQKPETLAAWISAQLSLPWQVLIATCENQSCGGSILNRYWVLTTAQCVQQTDPANIAVFVRLTHPKGHARSIHVAAIYPYEETAQHSLSGSSNVALLLLQKPIAFDQHVAAMAYFPKEPWDSCKVMGLQMMPSGEIGADSSAYQVKVLMPSDCAKEHPGVNPGMYCVVRNSSSYLPGAAVGEGAALLCHLEAKSMTWSQVGLMSEPFPGSQMVVLSSSITSYVDWIEKTSRQAKHQLFLPRGRAAACGPSSWMLLLILSLFREAELG